In one Vulgatibacter incomptus genomic region, the following are encoded:
- a CDS encoding Ig-like domain-containing protein, whose amino-acid sequence MVVRVDLTPVAPTVKENKSIQLTARAYDEGDREVTGKTVAWASSNHGIALVNAAGRVTGVHLGTATITATVDGVEAELDVVVNQADVSAVYVLGGPFTLSVGDLVTLQVQAVDDTGTVLQGRTIAWSSSDPNVASVDSTGTATAVAAGVATITASTSGRQGQAMITVTPRRPAVQLAMGETHTCALLRTGEIWCWGSNDLGQLGMGAEGDDEFGAVQATIGLSFRSISAGSDFTCGVTLDDEVYCWGENGNLELGDPFLDYSVVPLRISSSSFSSMASGYYSNCATNLQGNPYCWGYNSSDHELGSSSTDESEVPLQVQSPGAGQPLLELSLLKSSVFHTCGVTSSGDLYCWGFNNSGRLGIGHDSVVSRPVRPPLPGPVDAFGLGGSHTCAITSAGTTYCWGANYSGQLGSSASGSQTYSPNLVTPPSGVTFVAITGGSSHTCALDSTGVAWCWGENGNGQLGRPGGSASSPVRVAGGLTFAAIEARDEQTCAVATDGTIYCWGSNARGQLGIGNPLVNSVSVPTAVQF is encoded by the coding sequence GTGGTCGTCCGGGTCGACCTGACGCCTGTCGCACCGACGGTGAAGGAGAACAAGTCGATCCAGCTCACGGCCAGGGCCTACGACGAAGGCGATCGCGAGGTCACCGGCAAGACGGTCGCGTGGGCATCGTCCAACCACGGGATCGCGCTGGTGAACGCCGCCGGACGGGTGACCGGCGTCCACTTGGGCACGGCAACGATCACCGCCACGGTCGACGGAGTGGAGGCCGAGCTCGACGTCGTCGTGAACCAGGCAGACGTCTCCGCCGTTTATGTTTTGGGTGGACCCTTCACACTGAGTGTCGGTGACCTGGTGACGTTGCAGGTACAGGCCGTCGACGACACTGGGACGGTTCTACAGGGCAGGACCATCGCCTGGTCATCTTCGGATCCGAACGTCGCGTCGGTCGACTCGACCGGAACGGCCACGGCGGTCGCCGCCGGCGTCGCCACGATCACGGCGTCGACCAGCGGTCGACAGGGCCAGGCCATGATCACCGTGACGCCGCGTCGGCCCGCGGTGCAGCTCGCGATGGGCGAGACCCACACGTGCGCGCTGCTCCGTACGGGAGAGATCTGGTGCTGGGGAAGCAACGACCTCGGACAGCTCGGAATGGGCGCGGAGGGCGACGACGAGTTCGGGGCCGTGCAAGCGACCATCGGCCTCTCGTTCCGCTCGATCTCGGCGGGGAGCGATTTCACGTGCGGCGTCACCTTGGACGACGAGGTCTATTGCTGGGGCGAGAACGGAAACCTGGAGCTCGGCGACCCGTTTCTCGACTACTCGGTAGTTCCGCTTCGCATTTCGTCGAGCTCCTTCAGCTCGATGGCGTCGGGCTACTACTCCAACTGCGCCACCAATCTGCAGGGGAACCCGTATTGCTGGGGGTACAACTCCAGCGATCACGAGCTCGGCAGCTCCTCCACCGACGAGAGCGAGGTGCCACTCCAGGTCCAATCGCCGGGAGCAGGACAGCCCCTGCTCGAGCTGTCTCTACTCAAGAGCAGCGTCTTCCATACCTGTGGTGTCACTTCGAGCGGTGACCTCTATTGCTGGGGGTTCAACAACTCCGGCCGGCTCGGAATCGGGCACGACAGTGTCGTCTCGCGGCCGGTTCGGCCGCCTCTCCCCGGACCCGTCGACGCGTTCGGCCTGGGCGGCAGCCACACCTGCGCAATCACGAGCGCCGGAACCACGTATTGCTGGGGAGCCAACTACTCCGGTCAGCTCGGTTCGAGCGCGAGCGGAAGCCAGACCTACTCGCCCAATCTGGTCACTCCCCCTTCCGGCGTGACCTTCGTCGCCATCACGGGCGGCTCGAGCCACACCTGTGCGCTGGATTCGACGGGAGTCGCCTGGTGCTGGGGGGAGAACGGAAACGGCCAGCTCGGCCGCCCGGGGGGATCGGCGAGCTCGCCGGTTCGGGTCGCCGGCGGTCTCACGTTCGCTGCGATCGAAGCCAGGGACGAGCAGACGTGCGCCGTCGCGACCGACGGGACGATCTATTGCTGGGGATCGAATGCGCGTGGCCAGCTCGGGATCGGAAACCCTCTCGTCAACTCCGTTTCCGTCCCGACCGCCGTGCAGTTCTGA